The proteins below come from a single Falco peregrinus isolate bFalPer1 chromosome Z, bFalPer1.pri, whole genome shotgun sequence genomic window:
- the GRP gene encoding gastrin-releasing peptide yields the protein MGGGGTMGGGGPRRPGVLPLLALALLAAQGGAAPLQPGGSPVLPKIYPRGSHWAVGHLMGKKSAGDFPYVYEEENKTPFLALRENIKQLEDYLQWEEISKYLLRLLEGNENRSADFLKGGLPWYNRNTWETDDNSSWKDMMDHLLQVGNMKKSTPS from the exons ATGGGCGGCGGCGGCACGatgggcggcggcggcccgcggCGGCCCGGGGTGCTGCCTCTGCTGGCGCTGGCGCTGCTGGCGGCGCAGGGCGGCGCGGCTCCCCTCCAGCCCGGCGGCTCCCCCGTGCTCCCCAAGATCTACCCCCGCGGCAGCCACTGGGCTGTGG GACatttaatggggaaaaagagTGCTGGAGATTTTCCTTATGtttatgaagaagaaaacaagacaccGTTTTTGGCATTACGTGAAAATATCAAGCAGCTGGAAGACTATCTGCAGTGGGAAGAAATCTCAAAATATTTGCTGCGGCTGCTGGAAGGGAATGAAAATAGAAGTGCTGACTTTTTGAAAGGAGGGCTTCCCTGGTATAACAGGAACACCTGGGAGACAGATGACAATAGCAGTTGGAAAGAT aTGATGGACCATCTGCTTCAAGTTGGGAATATGAAAAAGAGCACTCCAAGCTGA